DNA from Eubalaena glacialis isolate mEubGla1 chromosome 2, mEubGla1.1.hap2.+ XY, whole genome shotgun sequence:
AGCTCTAAGTACCACTCAAGGTTCCTCTCAAACTTGGGCTCCCTTCTCACAAAAATGGTTTCTAACTTGCCATTTCCCATTCCTTTAACAGCACCATTCTTAAATATTCCAGCTGGGTTTTCAGCTTTTCTTGTatctcagtgtttctcaaccctAGGTACACATGTGAAATATCAATCACCTGGGCCCCCCTTCAAAGATCTGGTGTAATTAGCCTAGGGTAGGGCCTGGTTATTAGTATACATTTTCGAAGCTCTCTCTAATGGGCAACcagggttgagaaacactgcctcccctcccttcccgccAGAAGACCCTTCCCATCATATTCCTTTAGTGGGTGTCAGCCCTTTTTCTGCGGAAAAGGGTGTTGTCTTAGTCTTTCTCTCCCAGGAACGATCCAGAAATACCCAAAATACCTGCAACAGCCTCTTCAGTTCTCCTACCTCAAGTAACTCTGTTCTCAGCCATTAACCATTTTCTTCCCTTATTTCTTAGACTCTTATCTAGCTCTCACACCTCTGTTTCTTCCTTACATGCAGAAAGAAAATTCACTCCTCATTTCCTGGTTTGTTATAGTCCTGTTTGACCCGTTAACCCCTCCTCCCAAGCCCTCTTTACCTGCAGTCGTGTTCTGCTGCTCTCTTTTCCAAGACTCTCCATGTCCATCCCCCTTTGCAGTCCCCTCTTATTTCATCTTCTCGAAACCAGTCCCTCTGGAGCTGAGGAGGTGGAGGTGGCTATATACTTGGATGGTACTGGATGCAAAAGGTGTTACTTGTGGTAAAGAAGGCTGTGTGTGCTGAGGATAGAGTGCAGGTATGAGGGGGCATGATGAAGTGCAGGGGTGGAGGGAAGCAGAGGAACCTACAGGAAATCCCAGGGCATTGTGagaaggatttttcttttctagtctTATGTTTTTGTCTCTGCAGTGGGGTTTGGAACGTGGTGTGGTCTCAGCAGGCCTTCTCTGGAGTCCTCCAGACTGAACTGGTCTAGGTGCCAAGTCCTTTGCAGGCCAAGCCCTGAGAGTTGAGCACTTAGGACCAACACATAAGGGTCTTTTCACCAACTGTGAGTGTGAGAGACCTGAATTCTAGTTCTGGCCTTGCCAGTGTGCTTACATGTAAAAAAGAGAGAGTTGGGTTTGCTTAACTATGAAGATTCCTTCCAGATTCCTAAGTGGCAAAACAGGCTTGCTTGTCTCCAGagcccttgctttttttttttttttttttctttctgcttagtGTGTTGGTAATTTGAGGGGCTTGGCTGTATGAAAGGCAGGTGAAGGGAGGAGCCAGCTGACCTGCCAGGGCCTGGGCAGGAGCAAGGCCTGGGATCAGGCTCCTCCACtttggcctgggggtggggtggggtgtgcagGGTGTCTGGTTTCTTTGAGTTATGGCAATCTTGTTTCCATAGCATGTTTCCAAGCCTCCTCTGGCCTGCCCCTAACTTTCTAAAAGGAATCCTGGTAGGGCCCTAACTAAGGATTTCGATTAAGAGCCGGATGTTCTTCCCAGTCAGTGTTCTTGATGTTTTGTATCCACAGAGGGGTGAGCTGGCTGGGAGTTTAGGGCCCATTGGGTGGGGGATGGGCTTTCCAGCTTCCCTGGCTCCAGTGAAATACTCAAGAGGTGGAAGCTTGGTTTCCTGGAAGAAATAGTTGCAGGGGAGCCTGCAGTATGTTTTGAAAACAaggttcttcctttccagttttgttCTGATTAGTACTTGCAAAATGTCAAAATTACTAATGGTGGGGGAGCGAAGAAGACACAGTACAAGAACATTTATTATGGTTTTTGAACAACAGGTTTAAATCCAAGTAAAGCAAGCTTCATGACTTTTCTCTCCCTGGATTTGTAGGGTCAGGAAGATAGTCTCTGTCTAGGGCTTGCTTAGTACCTTGTGACAGTACAGTATGTGGAGAAGAGCTTGCTCTGGCTTGATAGCCTTAATTACAATTAGTCTGTGTCTGATGGGCTTTGAGGAGAAGCATTTGGTTCCACAGGTGGTTTTCCTGGGCGGGGGGCCGCCAGGCTACAATGGTACATCATAGCTACTCTGAGCATCTTCACTGAATGGTTCCCTGGGTAATGGAATTTCTGTCTCTCCCCCTAAGAATTTGGTTTTGGTTATTCCTTATTTACTGGCACTGTGGCTTGTGGTTGTGGAGTGGTAGGGAGAACAGATTTTCCTTTGATGTGCCTTCAAGGTCATCCCATAGAGAGAGACACTCCTAGCATAGTCAGGAATCCCCCCAAATTGGAGGTATGCTTCAGAAAGCTGTGTGGACTAATAATAGTAATTCCTCACTGCCAGGAAATCCAAATTTAGCCCCAGAGCagctcagaaatataaaaaaagggGACTGAGGAGTGGGGTAGAGGGATGTTATGTACgtatatttctagaaaaaaaaaagagtaattcaTCCCTTTTTTGAATGGGATACACAACAATACACAGTGTTGATTCAAGTTGGTGCCATGATTCGGAAGGCTGTGAAGCCTAATTGAAATCTATAGACCAGAAACGGCCAAGTAGGTGAGCAAGAATTTTGTTACTTGAAGTGAACAAAACAGGTAGTTTCTGGTTAGCAGCAGCAGAGTAAAATGCTTTGTATAACATAAGCCTTAAGAAAATTTTCTAGGTCTTTGATATTGTATGAACAATGAAGTAATTCTGTCCTAGGAAGAAAGGCTGGAACTGGGTGATGAGCTTACTATACAAACTAGATTGAGGTACTCGTAATGAAAAATTAaggtcctattttattttattttattttttaatttatttatttatggctgtgttgggtccttgtcgctgcatgcgggctctctccagttgcagcgagcgagggccactcctcaccgcggtgcacgggcctctcattgcggtggcctctcccgttgcggagcgtGGACTCCAAGCacgtgggcctcagcagttgtggctcatgggctctcgagcgcaggctcagaagctGTGGCatacgggcccagtcgctccgcggcatgtgggatcctcccagaccagggatcgaacccatgtcccctgcattggcaggcagactctcaaccactgcgccaccagggaagtcccaaggtcctATTTTAAAGCATGATCACCTAGGTATCTACCCATCTCTGATAGCATATGTGATTGTGCCTACCTTTGGCTGAAGATCTACCAATATCAGCTGTGTAACAAGATAAGCAAATCTCAGAGGCACAGATATTCTATCTCGCTGCCACCATAAGTGTGTTTCTTGTGGAAAATCAACCAAAACCCAGTTTCGCTTTCAGTCTGTGATTCAGAGTGGTGatgtcattttataattttataatcataATTTTATAATCGTGCTTAGCAAGTAGACTCCCTTTGGCACACCGAACAGCCCTAGTGAAATGACTTATGCCTGGCATCTGACCAAGGCCCCCTTCTCATATGGAAAGGGAATTGGCAGCTGGAGATCAGCCTGTCTGCTCACACTAGACTGAAGGTGGCCCTTCACCTCCCAcctttcttcctatttctttttagCTAATTGCAATGGCAGCCCTGGATTGTTCCCTCTTTGCTGCGTAGGGATTAGTCATCAGAGACCTTCCTAGTCTCAGAGTAAAAGCAGCCTGTGTGAGGGAAGTCAGGGCACCCTAGAGAGTGTTCTGTGAGGGAGGGCTGAGACAGGAATGGGTCAGAAGAGGTTGAAAGAGGGGAATGAATATAGAATGCTTGGGAATGTGGTTTTTATGTCTTTTCACTTGGTACCACAAGGTAGGTAATACTAAGGCTGTCTGATCCTCCTCTAACAGGTAATGGAAACCAGAGAGAAAGGGTGTAGACTTGAATGAATAATAAGCTCAGGCCACTGATTCAAGTGAAACATGATCAAAAGTATATCAAGGAGAATATGGattcaagtatttgttgaatgtagCTGAATGGAAGTTAGCCACAGAATTACTTTTATATTAAATCTCTGCTCTGTGTAGCAGGCTGTACTCTGCTTTGAgcaaactaaatataaaaatcaaaactgaCATAAAGTCAACTGGAGGTGATTCTTTAACAGGagatcttttattttctcaagagATTTTAGGTTACCTCCTTTAAATAGTAAGCACCTAGAGATTTAAAAATGGGAtttgaattataaaaatatgatttaccAGCAACGTTCCCCAGGAATACATCTGTGGCATACGCTGCCTGTCTGTAGCCAGCGTATGAAATTATAACCTGCTAAGGACATTTCAGACAGCAGTTTCACAGAACACTTTAAATTAGAGGCAGCAGGATGTGATAAGTTGGTAGCATTCATATGTATCCTGAGGAGTGTTTCCAAGGGCATGTCTGATagcaactgagaaaataaaaggcaCTAACACATCGGCTCTAATCTCCCATCTATCTTCCGAATTGACTTGGATACCTGACACCCTCATTTCCagcatggtattttttttcttcttctccaaaaGCAAGACCAGCCCAGCTGGATGTTTGAGTTCAGTCTGATACATTTGATTCTCCTTAATCAGCCTGATCTTTTCAGCCTCTAGACTGAGCTTCTTAAATCATCCTTTGGTGGTAGAGATTAAACCATGCCTGCCCCCCAGTGGAGTGAACAGGATATGAGGGAGGAATGGAAGAAGCTGGGCATTGGAGCCAGTAGAAACATGACTGAACTGAATATGAAACCTAACCTGACTTGGATCTTGTGACAGGGAGACTTGTGTTTAAAAGCCACTTTCTCTTGTGCTTAAGTTCCTCCAGGATTCACTATTCCTATTGAGGTTGGTGGCATATTTTGCCACAATACCATTTTGAACACTAGAGCTGATACAAGAAGGCCGTTGCTGGGCAATTTTATGCCCCTGAATTACTTTAACCACCACATATGTacccatatcccttcccttttCATGTCAGAAATGACAGCCAGGTTTTTTTGAAAGAGAGCAATTTGCCATTCGCACAGCAAGTAACTAAAAACAGATTTATTATGATGGATGATTAAAGTAACTATTGATTGTGATCTACTGTCTACTAAGCTTATCCCAAACACCAGCTGTTTCTCTTGGGGAACTGGAACTGGATGCCAGGTTGGGGACCTGAAACACCCTTCCACCCCccactctctctcacacacacacacacacacacacacacacacacacacatacttgctTTCTGTGCAGACTTTGTGGGGGAGGAAAGAGTTTCCAGGATCCTGTGTGAGTGGGGAAGTAAATGATTTGTTACCGTGGGATGAACTGCTTGCATTTTTATTTGAAGGAGGAGCGAGATCATGACATCAGAAATATCACGATCTCATAGATTAGTGCTGGACGCAGGGCAGGCCCTAGGGATTATTTCTAGGAAGACAAAGGGGATtctggatcaaaaaaaaaaaaaacccaccttatTCTGATCTTTTCAGTGGGTTGGCCCCATTGCTTCTGCTATTTGCAAGTGAAAATTAGTTCAGAATCAAGATGGTGGTTGGAATACAGGTCAGGAGTTGAATGTAGCTCTCCCATCTAGAGACCATTGAGGAGTAATTTCTTTGGAAGTGAGTTAGCACCAGAATTTTAGAACTGCTAGGGCCTTGGTGATCTGGTTGTTTTGTGAACCCATGCAATTCTCCTGGTATACAAGGCTACATCTCATCTATCTACCCCAGAGGTTTGCCCAGTCCTTGGGTAGCTCCACTGACCAATACAAGCAAGGCAGCTTTCTCCAGCAGCCCAGCCTTCCTGGTGCTCCTGCAGCAACCTCAACAGAGGCCTGAAGGTGGTCACTAGGGAATGGGAAGGGAACCGTCccatgtggggtgtgtgtgggtgccTTTATTTGGGGAAACTCCCactttcgttttcttttttttctggcctgGACAGTCTTATTATTCTGTCCCTTAGCACACTGGAaggggggaattttttttttttaatttttaaatttttatttttggctgtgttgggtcttcattgctgcacgtgggctttctctagttgcggtgagcgggggctactcttcgttgcggtgcacgggcgtctcattgcggtggcttcttgttgtggagcacgggctctaggcgcgcaggcttcagtagttgcggctcgtgggctctagagtgcagctcagtagttgtggcgcacaggcttagttgctccgcggcatgtgggatcttcctggaccaggggtcgaacccgtgtcccctgcattggcaggtggattcttatccactgcgccaccaggaaagcccttcttcttcttttttttttttttttttaatttctattggagtatggttgctttacaatgttgtgttagcctccagtgcacaacaaaatgaatcagccatacacatatcccctcccttttgggcttccctcccatttaggttaccacagtgcattaggtagagttccctgtgttatacagtatgttcccatcagttgtctattttatacatagtatcaataatgtgtatgtgtcaaccccagtctcccagttcctcccaccccaccccttggaAGGGGTTAGCAGCTCATTGTCCCCAGCAGAAAATAAGTCCTGTTCTTAAGAGCAGTCTGTAGCCCAGTCCTCTGTCATGCTTCTTCTGCTCGTAGCTGTTGGTGAGGCCGAGTAGGGGACATGGGATGCCCTGAGGCTTTCCAGAGGAGGCCCAAGGAGGGCCACATGGTTAATCCCCAGGTGCTGATGCTTCTCCGGGCCCACTGACACTGCCTGGGAATTCCATCTCCCAGTGAAATTTCCAAGTGTGATTTCAGGCCCCTGGTTGAAATCCTTGAGAGAACAGAGGAGCTGAGCTAGAGCAGTGATGGGTTTGGACTTCCTGTCACAGGTGGAATGCTCATGTAGGTCTCTTAGTACGGAGGGTCTGAGTGGGCTGCGCCTCTGGTTACTGTACCATTGCCATGTTAGGTGTGAGTTTagttctgttgctctgagcctacGTGAAGAATCCAAATCTGGCACGCCATGCCATGTAAAGCAAAGGACAGTGTGCAGAATGGTGCCTCTCAACATTCTACAAAGGGTTTTCAGGGAAAAAAGGTCTTGATTTATAGCATTCGCTGTTTTCTGTGGTTTAAATATTCCCCCGTGGCTGATTCAAGCTAACCAACATGCCATCACTAAACGCAACTAtagttgggaagagatgtgcacAATTGGGTGAGCTGGCTCCAGCACCCCACTGAAGCACCCTCCCATCTATGTTACCCACTGCGTTCCAGCTGCCCTGAGGCTGGTGTGCTGGGGCCAGGCCTTGCTGCTGAGTCATGGTGTTAAATGCacagttttcctctttccttgctTCACTTGCTCTTCACCTGTGGAGTGAGCTACATCTCAGCCTAAAGAGCCAGTAAATTGGATTCAAAGAAGGAGTGGAGTAGATTTGGAACCCTGTTCGGTCCACCTGAAAATCCTGGTGGCCAGTAAGGGGACACACCTGAAGGTGACAGGGAGCTCCTTTAGGAGCCTTTCACCGTCTGTGATCCATCTGATAATTGGCTTCCTTACTCAGGTCCTGGCATGTATACCTCCTCCTAGCAACCACCATGCCCGCAATATATACGTGTTGAGTGTCCATTCTAACCGCATCAGTATTACCTGAACTCCCACGCCCAGGTCAGATTCCAGCAAAGAAGGGCAACCCTGTGTTTGGTGGCACACCAGGGACTAACTCAGATGCCATCATAATACTCTGTACTATAGTGCACCTCCTCTCCGGGAGCCAAATCCCTGGATTTGATTCAGTTCTTGACCCTAGAGGGATTTGGGTAAGTGATTTCTTGTTTAGTTCCATTGTTCAGATCAGGGAGGCCATCATTGGAAAAGTGGCCTTGGGAGTTCCTCAGGGACTCCGTATCTAGCCCATGTGACTTCCTGAGGCCCATATGCCTCTCCAGCCTGAAGGGATTGTGTAGGCTTTGTGATTCTGCCATATAGGTTGTTGAGACATTGTTAGGGTAAGGAAAGGGGCTGGTGGGGGTCTGGGCCTCTAGGCCTACTAGGCAAGCCAGCATCTGGTTCTTCCCAAGGTCTGCTGGTACCACAGAGATTTGTTTGATGTTTGACAGGGGCTCCTTTGGTCAGACATATCCCCTTGACCCTGAACCcttctgggactctctgtgcctctgtagGACGGTGGGTTCCTGCCCTTCAAGAGAGAAGTAGTTCTGAGAGCTGTAGCTGGAAGGACTGGGGCAGTTGTTGAGGGAGTACTTGTTTAGGGAgagccagggcaggggtggggcaggatgCTGAGTTAAATCTTCAAGACTTTGTGTTTACTGTCTCACTTTATCTCTTGCAGTAGTATTTTGCCTTTGAGTAACTGTCCCCAGCTCCAGTGCTGCAGGCACATTGTTCCGGGGCCTCTGTGGTGCTCCTGATGCCCCTCACCCACTGTCGAAGATCCCCGGTGGGCGAGGGGGCGGCAGGGATCCTTCTCTCTCAGCTCTAATATATAAGGTAAGGACTGTGGGGTGGAAGGCTTGGAGCAGCGCCTTCTCAGACACTGCTGAGCATCTGCTTAAGGGCAGTGATCACTCTCCTTAGTCTTCTGAGTCTTAGGCCAGGCCAGTAGGGGGACTGGGGAGGACTTTTTCAACTGAGGCTGCTATGAGGCTTTTGGGGAGTACCAGGAGGATATCAGCACCAAGCAAACACCCTGCCATCTTCTCAGCTTAGGTCAGCACTTTAGTGCTGGTTCTGGGCCCTGAGTGGGAGGTGGaagaaaaagtggggaggggcaacagTGAGTGGAAGAATGCAAGAGCTCTTGCCTCGTGCTGCTCCTCAGTTTTTTCTTGAGGAATACCAAGGGCCAGGAGTTTTCCCATTGTCCTCGACTCTCGGGCATTCTGACTTCTGTCCCTTACCAGTCTGGGGGGCATGGGGCAGGGCagtggcgggggtgggtggtAAGGAGAGGGCGCCTTGCATCTCAGTCATCCATCACCCTGGCAGCATAGGGCACAGCCCAGGAGCTATAGAGAACCCTGGGAGTCTGTCCTGAGAGTGATCTGGGCTGGGGCAGCTAGCCCTTTGCTGCCTTTTAATCTCCTGTGAGGCCAGAAGTGGTTTAGCTTCTCTCTATGACTGGCATTGAAGGGTGGCAGGGCAGCTGAGTCCTGGTCTCTTGAGACTCTGGCAGGGGAGACAACATGGACTCTGTAGCCGCCTGGAAGCCAGCTTGGGTTGACCTGTGCTCCAGCTGAGCCCTCATGAACATCCTCATTTGCTTCTAATGTTTCTCTttcagagaaggaagggaaagaacatGGTGTTGGGGGGATAAGCATGGGCTTTTAGTCAGGGAGACCTGATTCGaatctcaactctgccatttactCACTGTGGCGCCTTGGGTCAGTTGCTTAATTGTTCTGGGCCCCCAGTATCTTACGTTTAAAGTGGGGATACTGATGCCTACCTCAAGTGCTTGTTGTGGTGATTGAAAAATGGGAAAGTACTTTGTACAGGACTTGGCATCTGGTGGATTCTTGGTAAATATTCCCTTCCCATCATGCTGGCTTTTAGCCGACACCAACTGGTCTCAGTGCCCGATGGCTCCATTTAGCCAGCACGCTGCTCTACGTTTTCAGCGTGCCCTCTATCCTGTGCTACCCTGAGGTTGGCCCAAGAGGACTCCTTACACCACCTAGGTTAGGGAGCCTCTGATGTGGCCAGAAGCAGTAGTGACCTGGTCCTCTGACCTGATCTCCTCCCAGGACGAGAAGCTCACTGTGACACAGGACCTCCCTGTGAACGATGGAAAACCTCACATCGTCCACTTCCAGTATGAGGTCACCGAGGTGAAGGTCTCTTCCTGGGATGCAGTCCTGTCCAGCCAGAGCCTGTTTGTAGAAATcccagatggattattagctgatGGGAGCAAAGAAGGGTAAGGAGCAAGTGCTGGGGAAGGGCAGGAAGCCTGCTCTAGAGAAGGGCGTATGCTTACTAGAGACAACAGATGGCCAGCCTTCTCCCCTAGCTCTCGGCTGCCCAAGCAGATACCATTTTGTAACAGGTTAGTTTCAGCCAGTAAAACAGGCCTGTTATAATGAAAGCAGATCATTATCACACATTAACCAAATTCCTGTCATTTAATCACCCTAGTGGACATCAAATTCCCCTTGAGCCATTGTATAATGGTGCAGTTCAAAGGCCAGGAGCTCAGAGATACAGTGGGATTTCATTGGATTGGGCAAGGCCCTCCAAGCACCCAGCTGTGGAAGAAACAGTCCTGAGAATGGAGTTCTCTTGAGTGGCTCCAGCCTCTTGAGGAAATCCTTTTAGGAAGTGTTAGGGTCCAAAGTCCCTCTCAGCAGCAGGTGGTCACCATTAAACTTGGCAACTTTGGAGGACCTCTGAGAAACTGGGTTCTCTTCCTAGGTCCCATACTTTCTTGTGAACTGCATTAGTTAAGTTGGTTAGTGTTAATTTCAGATGAAGAACCTTTATTCCAGGAAGAGAGAATTCAGTGACATTTTTCTTAGGGattgtggtttatttttttctgaacttaGGGCTCCTGAGGTCTTGAAATAGGAACCTTCTTCCTGAAGCTTCCCTATTTACAGTGCTGGCTGTAAGCCTCAGGAAAGCCTTGGGTGGGGTGTAGAGGGGTGAGGCCAAAGTCTAGAGGGGGCAGTGGGCCTGAGTTGTTTTCCTTGCTTCTTGCAGATTGTTAGCACTGCTAGAGTTTGCTGAAGAGAAGATGAAAGTGAACTACGTCTTCATCTGCTTCAGGAAGGGCCGGGAAGACAGAGGTGAGGGGGCAGAGCAGCTTGAGACCTACtgcccaggctggggaggggaaaagggggCTCTTAGTGAGGTGGGGCTCCTGAGTTTGACATACAAACCCTGGCAGATCATGGGATTGGGAGTGTCCAAATTTAGGAAAGGCCTAGTGCTTATTTATTCCATCTTTGTTTTGGGTTTTCCCTTGATTTGAGCCTACCCTTGTTGTTTCTTACCAGAATCCTTTTTTACACTCTTCTTTTCTGCAGCTCCACTCCTGAAGACCTTCAGCTTCTTGGGCTTTGAGATTGTGCGTCCAGGCCATCCCTGTGTCCCCTCTCGACCAGATGTGATGTTCATGGTTTACCCCCTGGACCAGAACTTGTCCGATGAGGACTAATGGTCATTAGAGGATGCTTTGCCCGAGAGCCAcagtgggggaagaggggaagtTAGGCAGCCCTGGGACAGAGGAGGGGGCTTCTTGCTGTCTAGGGAAGGACGCTGAGGGGCTCAGGGTGAGGGTTGCCTATTGTGTTCTCGGCGTTGACTCATTGAAATTGTTTTCCATAAAGAACAGTATAAACATATTATTCACATGTAATCACCAATAGTAAATGAAGATGTTTATGAACTGGCATTAGAAGCTTTTTAAACTGCGCTGTGTGATGTGCTCTATCTAGCCTAGGGGAGGACATTGCCTAGAGGGGGAGGGACTGTCTGGGTCCGGGGGCAAGGCCTGGAGAGCTGGTGGACAGCACTCTCAGGCTGAGGTTCCCCTGCTGTTGggctttcttttttggtttttaagacttgtgtattttctttccttgcttcctGTCACCCCAGGGACTCGGGACTATAGGCTTTTCAGCCCCTGGGCAGTGTCCTTCAATTGTTTTTTGACACTCCACCTGGGCTTCTCTCTGTGCATTTGTGTCTGGCCTGGAGAAAGCAGGTCTGACCCCTCCTTTACAGCTTCGTGTTATTCTGGCATTTGGTTAAGCTGGCTTAATCTGTTTCATGTTATCAGTGCATTTAAAATAGGGGCATTGAAGTTCACTCCCACCATCAGGGCTTTTTTTGGGGTGCCTGGGCCTTAAAAAACACTAGCCAAACTCCAATTCTCAGATTACGGCCAGGAGTTCTCGCTCTTGGCCGCAGGCCCAAGGTATGTCCTTCCTAGGGTCACAGACAgcagaggggaagaggaagagcagCTCAGGGCCTGGGGGTTGTGGGAGAATCTGCTCCGAGGGACTGGATGCCTCTGCCTGGCTAAGTCTAGTGCTAACTGCGCCCCTCTCTAACAGGTTCTGAGTAGTGCCTGAGACCCTGCTTCCCAGGGCTTGGCAGTGGCACTGAGGGTGTAGAAGTGGCCTGCCCTTTTCTGTTTTCACTGAACAGCTTGTTCtaaggggggaggaagggggagaggtcTAGACTgggcgagggggtgggggtgtcaGGGAGGCAAGTGTGTTGTGTTACTGTGTCAATAAACTGATTTAAAGTTGTGGTTGGTCTGTCCTTTATTCCTGTACCAGGGCCAGCTTCCTCTACTGCTGTCTTTTGAGTCTAGAGCCCAACCCAGCAGGGGTGTGATACATGCTTCTCAGGAAAAAAGCAGCAGTGCATCAGGACAGATGAACGGCTGAGGTCTCTGGGGCCACGTTACAACGCAAAACTCGGGGTTGCTAGGAGTCTGGGACAGAATGCTGGAGCCCCCTAGAGACAGGTATGTACACAGAGCTTCATCCAGAATAGAGGCTATACATACCAGGATCCAAGCCCTTCTTAATTTTTGTGTAGAAGGCTGGGTCCTCAAACTGGGTTTTGGCTTTCACATGGAGCTGCCTGACATTCCCATTCCTGGGGGTGTCTGAAGGAAGCGGAACACACCTTCCCTAGGAAGATAGTTTTCTCCTTTTGGAGCCCAGTGCCCTAAGGCATGGCTGCCCTTCCCCTGTACCACCAGCCTGATGGATAAGCTCTCAGTGGCATTGGAGGGGGCTAGAATCCTCTTCACCtatgttctctttttaaatttctcgccagtatttttttccttttgcttttttgttttcccaagtgAAGTGCTGGGCATGTTCTTCCACCTCCTACAGCTTTAGAACTGTTTACTTACTTTTGAGCTGTGGCTGTCTTTACATCCTCtgagtctttggcccattttcaCATTGTTCTGTGTGGAGCTTACTTGTGTTTTCACCCTAGACAAGTCTTTAACCTTGGACTCTACCTAATACTCATGAAAAGGAGTTCAGCACCTCTACCCCACATGGTATTAGTAGAAAGTCTgggcctagggacttc
Protein-coding regions in this window:
- the OAZ2 gene encoding LOW QUALITY PROTEIN: ornithine decarboxylase antizyme 2 (The sequence of the model RefSeq protein was modified relative to this genomic sequence to represent the inferred CDS: deleted 1 base in 1 codon), which encodes MINTQDSSILPLSNCPQLQCCRHIVPGPLWCSDAPHPLSKIPGGRGGGRDPSLSALIYKDEKLTVTQDLPVNDGKPHIVHFQYEVTEVKVSSWDAVLSSQSLFVEIPDGLLADGSKEGLLALLEFAEEKMKVNYVFICFRKGREDRAPLLKTFSFLGFEIVRPGHPCVPSRPDVMFMVYPLDQNLSDED